From one Streptomyces sp. CA-210063 genomic stretch:
- a CDS encoding DUF1707 and DUF4190 domain-containing protein: MSNPSWQPVPWQQAQGSSPSLLAAHADRERAVDVLKAGFSEGRLPQDEYERRVERAYKARTVGELALLVADLPQGPSSMQPGVTMAPMVPRTFMPAPPPVPATNGKAVGAMVCGVLTTMTMGLTGIPAVILGHTARAEIRRTGEGGEGFALAGLILGWLSVAGWAAFLALLMLLELSASS, encoded by the coding sequence GTGTCGAACCCGTCGTGGCAGCCCGTGCCGTGGCAGCAGGCGCAGGGCAGTAGTCCTTCGCTGCTGGCCGCACACGCCGATCGTGAGCGTGCCGTCGATGTCCTCAAGGCGGGCTTCAGCGAGGGCCGCCTTCCGCAGGACGAGTACGAGAGGCGCGTCGAGAGGGCCTACAAGGCCCGTACGGTGGGCGAGCTGGCCCTGTTGGTCGCCGACCTGCCGCAGGGGCCTTCGTCGATGCAGCCAGGGGTCACGATGGCCCCCATGGTGCCGAGAACGTTCATGCCGGCCCCGCCGCCGGTTCCGGCCACCAACGGCAAGGCCGTCGGCGCGATGGTCTGCGGCGTGCTCACCACCATGACGATGGGGCTGACCGGCATTCCGGCCGTGATCCTCGGCCACACCGCCCGCGCCGAGATCAGGCGCACCGGTGAGGGCGGCGAGGGCTTCGCCCTGGCCGGCCTCATCCTGGGATGGCTCTCCGTGGCGGGCTGGGCGGCCTTCCTGGCCCTCCTCATGCTGCTGGAGCTGTCGGCTTCCAGCTGA
- the rpsL gene encoding 30S ribosomal protein S12, protein MPTIQQLVRKGRQDKVEKNKTPALEGSPQRRGVCTRVFTTTPKKPNSALRKVARVRLTSGIEVTAYIPGEGHNLQEHSIVLVRGGRVKDLPGVRYKIIRGSLDTQGVKNRKQARSRYGAKKEK, encoded by the coding sequence GTGCCTACGATCCAGCAGCTGGTCCGGAAGGGCCGGCAGGACAAGGTCGAGAAGAACAAGACGCCCGCGCTCGAGGGTTCGCCCCAGCGCCGCGGCGTCTGCACGCGTGTGTTCACGACCACCCCGAAGAAGCCGAACTCGGCCCTGCGTAAGGTCGCGCGTGTGCGTCTGACCAGCGGGATCGAGGTCACCGCTTACATTCCGGGTGAGGGACACAACCTGCAGGAGCACTCCATCGTGCTCGTGCGTGGTGGCCGTGTGAAGGACCTGCCGGGTGTTCGCTACAAGATCATCCGCGGTTCGCTTGACACCCAGGGTGTCAAGAACCGCAAGCAGGCCCGCAGCCGCTACGGCGCCAAGAAGGAGAAGTAA